The following DNA comes from Cryomorphaceae bacterium.
CCGCAATGGCCTTACCGCTGCGAGACTTTCTCCACCACCAAATGACGCCAATCATGAGTGCCCCTGAGAGCATGGCAAAGTACTGGTCGGGATGACCGGTTCCCCACTCTTCAACAGCCGGGCTCATTGCTCCGCGAGCAATGGCAAAGTGTAGGCAAACCGCGGTGGCGTTGTTGATAAAATGGGCCAATACGGGCACCCAGATGGAGCCGCTCCAAACCAGCATATAGCCGAATAATGCGCCCAACATCATGCGGGGCAGAAATCCGTAGAACTGAAAATGAAGGGCGCTGAAAAGAAATGCGCTGATCCAGATGGCCGCGTGGTAGCTGCCGGTCCAACGCCTCAGGATGTTCTGAATACCCGCTCTGAACATCAGCTCTTCGCCAATGGCGGGAACCAACGCGATGAGAAACAGATTTATAAACAGGCTGCTCCACTGCGTGTCTGCGAGAATAGCCTGGGTGAGTTCGGCCGCCTGTTCTTCCGCCGCCTGAAAAACATGCTCAAGCCATCGCAGCGCTTCAGGAAACTGCACCGACTCGTTCCAGTGCACCATCAGGTTGATGGGCAGCATGGCCAGTACCATCAGCAAAACAGTGTAACCAAAACTGCGAGCATCGGTGGGCTTCTGCATCCACAGGTAGCGTTTCCAGTCAACCGAAACGAGCTGCGCAAACACCAAAGGGGGCAGCACAAACAAACCCAGGTGTTGCAAAAACAACAGCAGTTTGTTGGCCGAAACTACATTGGGGTCGTTGTATTGCCGCAACACGTTGAGGTCTTCCATTACATTCAAGCCCCAAATGGATTGAATGACCAGGTTTCCCAAACCAATAAACAGCGAAACCGAAACAAAGCCCAGCAACATAAGAACGATGAGTTGTACAAAGGGGTCGTAACGTTGAAAGATGGGAGTTTTCACAAGGCTGTGATTTTGTACCTTTGCCACTGGCTTTAATACCTGAAAGCGTGGCGAAGATAGGAAATATTGAACTCGGAGAATTCCCGTTGCTGCTCGCACCTATGGAGGATGTGAGTGACCCACCTTTTCGCGCTTTGTGCAAAAAGTACGGCGCTGATTTGATGTTTACAGAGTTCATCTCTTCCGAAGGGCTCATCCGAAATGCGGCAAAAAGCACACAAAAGCTCGATATTTACGAGTATGAGCGCCCGGTGGGGATTCAGGTTTTCGGTGCCGAACTGGAGCCCATGATTGAGTCAACACGCATCA
Coding sequences within:
- a CDS encoding CPBP family intramembrane metalloprotease, with product MAKVQNHSLVKTPIFQRYDPFVQLIVLMLLGFVSVSLFIGLGNLVIQSIWGLNVMEDLNVLRQYNDPNVVSANKLLLFLQHLGLFVLPPLVFAQLVSVDWKRYLWMQKPTDARSFGYTVLLMVLAMLPINLMVHWNESVQFPEALRWLEHVFQAAEEQAAELTQAILADTQWSSLFINLFLIALVPAIGEELMFRAGIQNILRRWTGSYHAAIWISAFLFSALHFQFYGFLPRMMLGALFGYMLVWSGSIWVPVLAHFINNATAVCLHFAIARGAMSPAVEEWGTGHPDQYFAMLSGALMIGVIWWWRKSRSGKAIADPNNPMQAEDD